The Nitrospira sp. genome contains a region encoding:
- a CDS encoding alanine--glyoxylate aminotransferase family protein, with protein MNDFSAPRRLLLGPGPSMVHPRVLRAMATPLVGHLDPAFLSVMNDIQSLLRHVFATTNRFTIAVSGTGSAGMEVAMVNMVEPGDAVIVGINGVFGTRLATIVDRCGGKAIRVEVPWGQMIEPDAISTLLQRSGPVKAVALVHAETSTGAWQPIEPISAICRKYDTLLIVDAVTSLGGVPVEVDQWGIDVCYSATQKCLSCPPGLAPLTLSERALSAIKNRRAPCQSWYFDLALIADYWAEHNRTYHHTAPISMLYALREALRLIKEEGLSARFARHELNSRALMAGLIALGLEPLPPPDHRLPTLICVTVPTHINEASVRSQLLETSGIEIGGGLGHLKGKVWRIGLMGESSTEANVLTFLNALEEIGIRNKWISTPGIALQAAAHTYSGGR; from the coding sequence ATGAACGACTTTAGCGCACCGCGCAGATTGCTCTTAGGCCCCGGTCCAAGCATGGTTCATCCCCGAGTGCTGCGTGCCATGGCGACTCCGCTCGTGGGACATTTGGACCCGGCTTTCTTGAGCGTGATGAATGACATTCAGTCCCTCTTGCGCCATGTATTTGCGACCACCAATCGTTTCACCATCGCCGTCTCTGGCACGGGATCAGCCGGAATGGAGGTCGCGATGGTCAACATGGTGGAGCCGGGTGATGCCGTGATCGTAGGCATCAACGGGGTGTTCGGCACTCGGCTCGCGACGATAGTTGACCGTTGCGGAGGCAAGGCTATTCGTGTGGAGGTTCCTTGGGGCCAGATGATCGAACCGGACGCGATTTCGACGCTGCTCCAACGGTCGGGGCCGGTGAAGGCGGTTGCACTCGTCCACGCTGAAACCTCCACCGGTGCATGGCAACCTATCGAACCGATCAGCGCGATCTGCCGCAAATACGACACCCTGCTCATCGTCGATGCGGTCACATCGCTTGGCGGGGTCCCAGTAGAAGTCGATCAGTGGGGTATCGATGTGTGCTACAGTGCCACGCAAAAATGTCTCAGCTGCCCGCCTGGCTTGGCTCCCTTGACCTTAAGCGAGCGCGCACTTTCCGCAATCAAGAATCGGCGAGCTCCCTGCCAAAGCTGGTATTTTGACCTGGCCCTTATCGCAGATTACTGGGCAGAACATAACCGGACCTATCATCATACCGCACCGATTTCGATGCTGTATGCCCTGCGGGAGGCCTTGCGTTTGATCAAAGAAGAAGGACTTTCTGCCCGGTTCGCCCGGCATGAATTGAACAGCCGCGCGTTGATGGCGGGACTGATCGCGCTCGGCTTGGAGCCGTTGCCACCTCCTGATCACCGACTTCCGACGCTGATCTGTGTCACAGTTCCCACACATATCAATGAAGCGAGCGTCCGATCTCAATTGCTCGAAACGTCCGGGATAGAGATCGGCGGAGGCCTAGGGCATCTGAAGGGAAAAGTCTGGCGAATCGGGTTGATGGGAGAATCGTCCACCGAAGCCAACGTGCTGACCTTCCTGAATGCCTTGGAAGAGATCGGCATTCGAAACAAGTGGATTTCGACTCCAGGCATTGCACTGCAGGCAGCAGCGCATACCTATAGTGGAGGACGCTAA
- a CDS encoding CPBP family intramembrane metalloprotease, whose translation MSEQIYSIGQLQGLPAAETATVAQSPLQPYSSRWSLFVNVVCAAILVAALGDILWVSMTFPKLQRFEEPDRALDLMVGRMMEAQDALRRAPVWQQWLAEWTMGSEDETPGQAIQWYRELVETTDDPLSKLRLAILLGESGREGAALAEAKGWQGRGTSAVLLGQLIEAAYGAQPLNGEQEVELQALLAETLPNGWFYDHLAARLAQRAGNQGLLVTVKNQSVIKEDLVQQRIRPLLLFELICLVIGSVMLLGIVRLKGQRVDILRLHSPGVPPPWSGRSAAAVILRGGALGVIATSALLFAPSFEHAPVSALAIPLANLPLLAIAYVQLLKPSGLTFLTGFGLHIRRADFGRLVCIILAVVAAGIWGEWMMGRTAEFLNLNNHWTEWFDADLVWASPSVLASSLLQYVIFAPIFEELVFRGLLYAMLRRRFSFFPAALISAGIFALAHGYSLIGFISVLWSGFLWAWIYERTGSLVPSMAAHAMNNVLVCLTVMALLR comes from the coding sequence ATGAGCGAACAGATCTATTCGATTGGACAATTGCAAGGTCTCCCAGCCGCCGAAACCGCTACGGTCGCACAGTCACCACTTCAACCCTACAGCTCTCGATGGTCACTCTTTGTGAATGTCGTCTGCGCAGCCATCCTGGTTGCGGCGCTCGGGGACATTCTGTGGGTGTCGATGACCTTTCCAAAACTTCAGCGATTCGAGGAACCGGACCGTGCGCTCGATCTGATGGTCGGCCGTATGATGGAAGCCCAAGACGCGCTTCGACGAGCCCCGGTATGGCAGCAATGGCTCGCGGAATGGACGATGGGGAGCGAGGACGAAACTCCTGGGCAAGCCATCCAGTGGTATCGCGAGCTGGTTGAGACGACGGATGATCCACTGTCCAAGCTTCGGCTGGCGATTCTGCTTGGAGAATCCGGGCGTGAAGGGGCGGCACTGGCCGAAGCCAAGGGGTGGCAAGGTCGTGGGACGTCCGCGGTGCTACTTGGACAATTGATCGAAGCTGCGTATGGTGCGCAACCACTCAATGGGGAACAGGAAGTCGAATTACAAGCTCTGCTGGCGGAAACACTGCCGAACGGATGGTTCTACGATCATCTTGCCGCCAGGCTCGCGCAACGAGCTGGTAATCAGGGACTTCTTGTGACGGTCAAAAACCAGAGTGTGATCAAGGAGGATCTGGTTCAGCAAAGGATTCGCCCATTGCTCTTGTTCGAATTGATCTGTCTGGTGATCGGGTCAGTCATGCTGTTGGGTATTGTCAGGCTCAAGGGGCAGCGGGTGGACATCTTGCGACTCCATTCACCTGGCGTTCCTCCGCCTTGGTCCGGAAGATCTGCTGCTGCGGTTATTCTCCGTGGCGGCGCATTAGGAGTGATTGCAACGTCAGCCTTGCTATTCGCTCCGTCCTTCGAGCATGCGCCGGTGTCGGCGTTGGCCATCCCCTTGGCCAACCTTCCCCTGCTTGCCATCGCGTATGTTCAACTGCTCAAGCCCTCCGGCCTGACGTTCTTGACCGGGTTCGGCCTCCATATCAGACGGGCGGACTTCGGACGCCTGGTCTGCATCATCCTCGCCGTTGTCGCTGCCGGGATTTGGGGTGAATGGATGATGGGGCGGACTGCCGAGTTCCTGAATCTGAATAACCACTGGACGGAATGGTTTGATGCGGATCTGGTTTGGGCGTCACCCTCTGTGTTGGCGAGTAGCTTGCTCCAGTATGTGATCTTCGCGCCGATCTTCGAGGAGCTTGTATTTCGCGGTCTGCTCTATGCGATGCTTCGTCGCCGGTTTTCATTCTTTCCTGCCGCACTCATCAGTGCCGGAATTTTTGCGTTGGCCCACGGCTATAGCCTGATCGGCTTCATCAGTGTCTTGTGGAGCGGGTTCCTCTGGGCTTGGATCTACGAGCGGACAGGGAGTCTGGTTCCCAGCATGGCCGCCCATGCGATGAACAACGTGCTGGTGTGCCTTACGGTGATGGCCTTGCTTCGTTGA
- a CDS encoding AraC family transcriptional regulator, translating into MDVLSEVLKAVKLDGAVFFNGEFSAPWCALEPDSCTMAGYLSAHSAHVIIFHLVTEGQCYARVEDGGTPLALEAGDIVILPHGHAHRMGNGPAVAPMNSAQTLRRVLAEGLKLSRFGGGGALTKLICGYMTCDLQLSHMLLAGLPDIVKINIRDNAAGRWLEDTLRYSVDHAEASGPGGAAVVAKLSEALFVETLRRYIAGLPATETGWLAGVRDHEVGKTLALLHREPARPWTIATLANEVGISRSVLAQRFRNYLSDTPIGYLTRWRMHLAAQLLQSTSKSVAEVAGDVGYESEPSFNRAFKREFKLPPARFRADTRSRVRRAALSPVLVES; encoded by the coding sequence ATGGACGTGCTCTCTGAAGTGCTGAAAGCCGTGAAGCTCGACGGCGCTGTATTCTTTAACGGTGAATTCTCTGCGCCCTGGTGCGCGCTTGAGCCGGACTCGTGCACCATGGCCGGGTACCTGTCCGCCCATTCCGCGCATGTGATCATTTTTCACTTGGTGACCGAAGGACAGTGCTATGCGCGCGTGGAGGATGGCGGCACTCCATTGGCTCTGGAGGCCGGCGACATTGTGATCCTTCCCCATGGTCATGCGCACCGCATGGGAAACGGCCCAGCCGTCGCGCCAATGAATAGTGCACAGACTCTGCGTCGCGTACTCGCGGAAGGCCTCAAACTCTCCCGATTCGGCGGGGGCGGAGCACTCACCAAACTCATCTGCGGCTACATGACGTGCGATCTTCAGCTCAGTCACATGCTGCTGGCCGGTCTCCCGGACATCGTGAAGATCAATATCCGGGACAATGCGGCCGGGCGTTGGTTGGAGGACACCCTTCGCTATTCAGTGGACCATGCCGAAGCCTCTGGTCCCGGCGGGGCGGCCGTGGTGGCAAAACTGTCCGAAGCGCTCTTCGTGGAAACGTTGAGGCGATACATTGCGGGGCTGCCTGCAACAGAGACAGGCTGGCTCGCCGGGGTCCGAGATCACGAGGTCGGGAAAACATTAGCCCTGCTGCATCGCGAGCCGGCTCGACCCTGGACGATCGCCACCTTGGCGAACGAAGTCGGCATCTCTCGTTCCGTACTCGCCCAGCGGTTCCGCAATTACCTCTCCGACACTCCGATCGGGTATTTGACACGCTGGAGAATGCACCTCGCCGCACAACTGTTACAATCGACATCGAAGAGTGTGGCTGAAGTAGCCGGCGACGTGGGATACGAGTCCGAGCCATCCTTCAACCGGGCCTTCAAGCGAGAATTCAAACTTCCACCTGCGCGATTTCGCGCCGACACACGATCCCGCGTTCGAAGAGCGGCTCTATCGCCGGTTTTGGTTGAATCCTAA
- a CDS encoding J domain-containing protein, with protein sequence MARTNYYQVLGVSREASDDEIKKAYRKLVFEHHPDRNPHKTDAEERIREINVAYEIVGDPEKRKSYDRLSWGDEPRSAAVDPGLILDEIEQKLFDEGRKEVFAILMPNVARVREELKVIRERTIQAQGYDSFLEPIVTTRASEIMEDLVTEDMNKRKRRLVEVAMEMMVSQGIVKRGDERAIRSLRARLDEGFRKGRIQGVASALELFYERR encoded by the coding sequence ATGGCGCGAACGAACTACTATCAGGTGCTGGGCGTTTCACGGGAGGCGTCCGACGACGAGATCAAGAAGGCCTATCGCAAGCTGGTATTTGAGCACCATCCCGACCGCAATCCTCACAAGACGGATGCGGAAGAACGGATCCGCGAGATCAACGTCGCCTATGAGATCGTCGGTGACCCGGAAAAGCGCAAGAGCTACGATCGGTTAAGTTGGGGAGATGAGCCGCGCTCGGCGGCAGTTGATCCCGGCCTCATTCTCGATGAAATCGAGCAGAAGTTGTTCGATGAAGGCCGGAAAGAAGTGTTCGCGATCTTGATGCCGAATGTCGCACGGGTGCGCGAGGAATTAAAGGTGATTCGAGAACGAACGATCCAAGCGCAGGGTTATGATTCATTCCTGGAACCGATAGTCACGACCCGGGCGTCCGAAATCATGGAAGACCTCGTCACGGAGGACATGAATAAGCGGAAGCGACGCCTCGTCGAGGTAGCCATGGAGATGATGGTCTCTCAGGGGATCGTCAAGCGGGGGGATGAACGAGCGATCCGATCACTCAGGGCTCGCCTGGACGAAGGTTTCCGCAAAGGCCGTATTCAGGGTGTTGCGTCGGCGCTGGAACTGTTTTACGAACGGCGATAG
- a CDS encoding antibiotic biosynthesis monooxygenase codes for MSDTSLRVIARVKAKEDQIAQVRKILSAVVEPTRREAGCLSYELLENISSSPEFVCVEEWASPAAEQAHFSTPHVLGALHQLSGLLVTEPEICRYVIVK; via the coding sequence ATGTCAGACACTTCTCTTCGAGTCATTGCGCGCGTCAAAGCCAAGGAGGACCAGATCGCTCAGGTTCGAAAGATCCTCTCGGCAGTTGTTGAGCCAACTCGTCGGGAGGCAGGATGTCTGAGTTATGAGCTTTTGGAAAATATCTCTAGCTCCCCTGAATTCGTATGTGTCGAAGAATGGGCAAGTCCTGCAGCAGAACAGGCACATTTTTCGACTCCACACGTGTTAGGCGCCTTGCATCAGCTGTCGGGACTTCTCGTGACGGAGCCGGAGATTTGCCGGTATGTCATCGTAAAATAA
- a CDS encoding amidohydrolase family protein, with protein MTIAIHHARLIDGTGAVHDSATLLVRGTRITAVGPSNIVTIPKGAVRINGRGLTVLPGLIDCHVHLCLGGEADVVSTLESEHPSYTLLKSAKHAKATIDAGFTTVRDVGSRDHSIFTLKEAITSGLLPGPRIVGAGLAICMIGGHARFIGKEVEGTEQVREAVADQVAAGAGVIKIIASGGVLTPGTSPDQAQMTTQELAAAVDAARQAGKKVAAHAHGASGMKNAIHAGVHSIEHATLLDDESGSLMKRYGVYMVPTLSALATTAACRPGCGIPESALDKAKAMTTRHRASFKHAHQSGISIAMGTDAGTPFNFHGDNAQELERMVAFGMTPMESIVASTATAAQLIGIQDSVGTLTKGMEADLVILKGNPLRRIEMLRDGDKIMGVMKGGRFVSGPFSRG; from the coding sequence GTGACGATTGCCATTCATCACGCACGCCTTATCGATGGGACGGGAGCCGTTCACGACAGCGCAACGCTGCTCGTGCGTGGCACCAGAATCACGGCGGTCGGACCCAGCAACATCGTCACGATCCCGAAGGGGGCTGTCCGTATCAACGGCCGCGGTCTCACGGTTCTTCCAGGACTTATCGATTGTCATGTCCACCTCTGTTTGGGAGGCGAAGCGGATGTCGTCAGTACACTGGAATCAGAACACCCGTCGTATACGTTGCTGAAGTCTGCCAAACATGCCAAGGCGACAATCGATGCGGGATTCACGACGGTGCGCGACGTAGGATCTCGAGATCACTCAATTTTCACCCTGAAAGAGGCGATCACTTCTGGTCTTCTACCTGGACCGAGAATCGTTGGTGCAGGTCTTGCCATCTGCATGATCGGTGGTCATGCGCGGTTCATCGGAAAAGAAGTCGAAGGAACCGAGCAAGTCAGGGAAGCCGTGGCCGACCAAGTCGCCGCCGGGGCGGGGGTCATCAAAATCATCGCTTCGGGAGGAGTGCTGACGCCCGGCACCTCGCCGGATCAGGCTCAAATGACCACGCAGGAACTAGCGGCCGCCGTCGATGCCGCGCGCCAAGCCGGAAAAAAAGTGGCAGCGCATGCCCACGGAGCATCCGGCATGAAGAACGCGATTCATGCAGGTGTGCACTCAATCGAGCATGCCACGTTGTTAGATGACGAGTCGGGCTCGCTCATGAAGCGGTATGGGGTCTATATGGTCCCTACCCTTTCTGCGCTGGCTACCACAGCCGCTTGCCGGCCGGGCTGCGGCATCCCAGAAAGCGCGTTAGACAAGGCCAAGGCCATGACCACGCGCCATCGGGCCAGCTTCAAACATGCGCACCAAAGCGGCATCTCCATCGCCATGGGAACCGATGCCGGGACACCGTTCAACTTCCATGGAGACAATGCGCAGGAACTCGAGCGTATGGTGGCATTCGGCATGACACCGATGGAATCCATTGTTGCCTCGACGGCGACGGCGGCTCAATTAATCGGGATTCAGGACTCAGTCGGAACACTGACCAAGGGAATGGAGGCCGATCTTGTCATCCTGAAGGGAAATCCCCTTCGACGGATCGAGATGCTGCGAGACGGCGACAAGATTATGGGGGTGATGAAGGGTGGCCGATTCGTCTCCGGCCCTTTTTCGCGAGGCTAG
- a CDS encoding alpha/beta hydrolase — translation MDPKFSGLSALSFGHIHANKLSFSVAMAGSGNRLVLCLHGFPESAVSWRHQIPSLAQAGYRVWAPDLRGYGGTTRPTGVEAYGIEPLMDDVTALLEAAQVQRVILVGHDWGGIIAWYYAMRHSDRVEALVIVNAPHPACFEREVRHWRQLRRSWYMGFFQIPRLPEAAMSAGHGYVIGAILRHMAIDRQCMPDDLVRIYRQQACEPGALTAMVNYYRAALRGGASRQRQLGYPAVAIPTLVIWGLQDHALAAENLEGLSNCATDLTVVKIADAGHFVHEDKPEQVTREMLTWLRNRLPHD, via the coding sequence ATGGATCCGAAATTCTCCGGCTTATCGGCCTTATCGTTTGGCCATATACACGCCAATAAGCTATCGTTTTCCGTCGCTATGGCAGGGTCCGGGAATCGATTGGTGCTGTGCCTCCATGGATTTCCGGAATCCGCCGTCTCGTGGCGGCATCAGATCCCATCATTGGCCCAAGCCGGGTATCGGGTCTGGGCTCCCGATCTCCGGGGATACGGCGGCACGACACGACCGACCGGCGTCGAGGCCTATGGAATTGAGCCCTTGATGGACGATGTGACTGCGCTGCTCGAGGCTGCCCAAGTTCAGCGTGTCATTCTCGTTGGACACGACTGGGGTGGCATCATCGCCTGGTACTATGCGATGCGGCACAGCGATCGTGTAGAAGCCCTTGTGATTGTGAACGCTCCCCATCCCGCCTGCTTTGAGCGAGAAGTACGGCACTGGCGGCAATTGCGCCGCTCTTGGTACATGGGCTTCTTTCAAATTCCTCGGCTCCCTGAAGCCGCAATGTCCGCCGGCCATGGTTATGTCATCGGCGCAATTTTGAGACATATGGCGATTGATCGCCAATGCATGCCTGACGACCTTGTGCGGATATACCGCCAACAGGCATGCGAGCCCGGAGCCCTCACCGCCATGGTGAATTATTATCGAGCAGCCTTACGCGGCGGCGCGTCTCGACAGCGGCAATTGGGATACCCTGCCGTCGCGATTCCTACACTGGTGATTTGGGGGCTGCAGGATCATGCGCTGGCCGCTGAGAATCTGGAAGGTTTGAGCAATTGTGCGACTGACTTGACGGTGGTGAAGATCGCCGACGCTGGGCATTTCGTCCATGAAGACAAGCCGGAACAAGTGACGCGTGAGATGCTGACTTGGTTACGCAATAGATTACCGCACGACTGA
- a CDS encoding DUF1566 domain-containing protein, with product MNTMRYTWPGAVVGVVLVGGGLLMNYGTEVASVNTQAVLANQLTVMVNKVSHIIAPVGGASIKRSYPAEDVTNSSAPRFVAAFPGAVLDKHTGLVWEETPDATLRTWTDATRYCASKTVGGTIGWRLPSMVELKSVQDQPMASPSVSASLLSGLQPTSFWSTSIPAKDPIGGNNSFTLPAWCVRGGVNSEQY from the coding sequence ATGAATACCATGCGATATACGTGGCCAGGTGCGGTCGTAGGCGTTGTCCTCGTTGGAGGCGGCCTCTTGATGAATTATGGGACTGAGGTAGCCTCGGTGAATACGCAGGCTGTATTAGCCAATCAATTGACCGTAATGGTCAACAAAGTGAGTCACATCATCGCGCCCGTTGGGGGGGCATCAATCAAGCGCTCTTACCCTGCGGAGGATGTCACCAACTCGTCTGCCCCGCGCTTTGTCGCAGCCTTCCCTGGTGCCGTGCTAGATAAGCACACAGGATTGGTATGGGAAGAGACGCCTGATGCCACCCTCAGGACCTGGACCGATGCGACTCGCTACTGTGCGAGCAAGACGGTGGGTGGCACAATTGGATGGCGGTTACCTTCGATGGTGGAGCTTAAGAGTGTGCAGGATCAGCCGATGGCGTCGCCGTCCGTCTCAGCGAGCCTTCTTTCTGGTCTTCAGCCGACCAGCTTTTGGTCAACGTCAATTCCTGCGAAGGATCCCATCGGCGGCAATAACTCCTTTACCCTCCCTGCCTGGTGTGTGCGTGGAGGCGTGAATTCTGAGCAGTATTGA
- a CDS encoding beta-propeller fold lactonase family protein — MNTRFLSWLMLPFLALVTGCPSGGGGEGGFEGGAVPVAYVVSSGPNEVSAYTISGGGSLVDAGTISLTTDVPSSVAVSSNGSFAFVATNDGIYAFAISAVTGGLTSVTGSPFVSGSSFNAVTVSPNDRFLYAANNNGTVSVYSIGGTTGALSVVGAPIAAGTTPSAVAVSPNGSFLYVSNQGSNNVSAFRINGTTGALTFEENENAGTSPSGVAVSPNSALLYASNQGSNNVSVFSINGTTGALTPVINSPFGAGTAPSGVVVSPNGAFLYVSNQGSNNVSVFSVNGTTGDLNIVETESAGTAPSGITINPDGQFLYASNSGGAGDVSGYRITAGSGELVSLGAAFPAGATPVGIGTPGRP, encoded by the coding sequence ATGAATACGCGATTCCTGTCATGGCTCATGTTACCGTTCCTGGCGCTGGTGACCGGCTGTCCAAGTGGAGGAGGCGGAGAAGGTGGGTTTGAAGGGGGGGCAGTACCAGTCGCGTATGTCGTGAGCAGTGGACCCAACGAAGTGTCGGCTTACACGATCAGTGGGGGAGGGAGTCTTGTCGATGCAGGCACCATTTCACTCACAACCGACGTCCCATCATCCGTTGCAGTGTCTTCGAATGGATCCTTTGCCTTTGTCGCAACAAACGATGGTATCTATGCATTCGCCATCAGTGCGGTGACGGGTGGCCTCACCTCGGTGACCGGATCGCCGTTTGTTTCCGGAAGCAGTTTTAACGCGGTGACTGTTTCGCCCAACGATCGGTTTCTCTATGCCGCGAACAATAACGGTACCGTATCCGTTTACAGTATTGGTGGAACAACCGGGGCATTGAGCGTAGTCGGCGCTCCGATTGCTGCAGGAACAACACCGAGCGCGGTCGCGGTATCGCCGAACGGATCCTTCCTCTATGTGAGTAACCAGGGCTCCAACAATGTGTCGGCATTCAGAATTAACGGAACCACCGGCGCCTTGACGTTCGAAGAAAACGAAAATGCGGGGACATCGCCGAGCGGCGTGGCCGTATCACCGAATAGCGCACTTCTGTATGCAAGTAACCAGGGGTCCAACAATGTGTCGGTGTTCAGTATCAATGGAACCACCGGCGCGCTGACTCCGGTTATCAACTCTCCATTTGGAGCGGGAACGGCGCCAAGTGGTGTGGTCGTATCCCCCAATGGAGCGTTTCTGTATGTGAGCAATCAAGGATCGAACAATGTATCGGTGTTCAGTGTTAACGGGACCACCGGTGATTTGAACATCGTGGAAACGGAGTCTGCCGGAACAGCTCCAAGTGGCATCACCATAAACCCGGATGGGCAATTCTTGTATGCATCAAACAGTGGCGGAGCTGGCGATGTATCCGGCTATCGAATTACAGCAGGGAGCGGTGAGCTGGTTTCTTTAGGTGCGGCGTTTCCGGCTGGAGCGACCCCAGTTGGCATTGGCACACCAGGTCGACCATAA
- a CDS encoding beta-propeller fold lactonase family protein produces MNKWLMVWLFAFAWLLSGCGDGGGDGGTFGGVGTIGGGVGTTSIVYVTNSGSNNVSGYSINAGTGALVPIAGSPFANLSGPSAIAISSDGFFTFVANSRANNVTAFRVATDGGLILVPSTALNPNPASVGTTPGAMAISSDTKYLYVVNGGSDNVTAFNIGTAGVLTSIPQAAGNSNPVSVGGSDPASVVLSPIGKFLYVANSGSNDVTAFSIGGTGLLTRIPTSGTSRNPISTGGTAPKGIAISPNGSFLYVANSGSNDVTVFQIAANGLLSLAPAAGSSANPIPVGSTTPNAIVISQDGQFVYTANGGGTVTAFTIGSGGLLTLVPSSAGNLNPAPAGTTPVAMTFSSDGQFLYVVNRGGRVSAYAIAQGTGGLAPLNPLFGNPFPAGTTPSAIATPG; encoded by the coding sequence ATGAACAAATGGCTGATGGTATGGCTGTTCGCATTCGCATGGCTTCTATCCGGTTGTGGCGATGGAGGTGGAGATGGAGGCACGTTTGGAGGTGTAGGAACCATAGGAGGTGGTGTTGGAACGACATCGATCGTCTATGTCACCAATAGCGGCTCCAATAATGTATCCGGATACAGCATCAATGCAGGGACTGGTGCATTGGTGCCGATTGCCGGCTCTCCGTTTGCGAATCTCTCAGGTCCGTCAGCGATTGCGATATCGTCCGATGGATTTTTCACGTTTGTGGCCAACAGTCGAGCGAATAACGTGACGGCATTCAGAGTTGCAACGGACGGTGGCCTTATCTTGGTGCCATCGACTGCGCTCAATCCCAACCCGGCTTCAGTCGGCACAACTCCAGGCGCAATGGCCATCTCCTCTGATACAAAGTATCTGTATGTGGTCAATGGTGGCTCTGATAACGTGACCGCGTTCAATATAGGGACTGCAGGGGTTTTGACGTCTATACCGCAGGCGGCCGGCAACTCGAACCCCGTTTCGGTTGGCGGATCTGATCCTGCATCCGTAGTGCTTTCCCCAATTGGAAAATTCCTCTATGTGGCCAACAGTGGATCCAACGATGTCACGGCATTCTCAATCGGAGGAACCGGGCTCTTAACGCGCATACCCACGTCCGGGACGAGCAGGAATCCTATCTCGACCGGTGGAACGGCTCCAAAAGGGATTGCCATCTCGCCGAATGGTTCGTTTCTCTACGTGGCCAACAGTGGCTCCAATGATGTCACGGTATTTCAAATTGCGGCGAACGGCCTCCTCAGCTTGGCGCCGGCGGCGGGGTCCAGCGCGAACCCCATCCCGGTCGGGAGCACGACTCCTAATGCCATTGTCATCTCCCAGGATGGCCAATTTGTTTACACGGCCAATGGCGGAGGTACGGTGACGGCATTTACTATTGGAAGCGGCGGACTGTTGACGCTCGTGCCGAGCTCAGCGGGTAACCTGAACCCCGCACCTGCGGGCACCACGCCTGTGGCAATGACCTTCTCGTCGGATGGCCAATTTCTTTATGTGGTGAATCGTGGAGGCCGTGTGTCGGCTTATGCCATCGCGCAAGGAACCGGGGGACTTGCACCGTTAAACCCTTTGTTTGGAAATCCCTTCCCAGCGGGGACGACACCTTCTGCAATCGCGACACCCGGATGA
- a CDS encoding DUF3617 domain-containing protein produces MLKTTVALRALGVVVAGGLVLEFVIPCVMPDAQAESLNVKPGAWEMTVTTVASGMKLSPEMSARMTPQQRTQMEQMMKAREGKPHTTTAQSCITKVDVAHDRIIKEMEEEDDDEVPCKIKVISKSSSKLALDQICPGPPPSTTHFTIEAKTTESLAATGDREQSGSGKVHMDIIGRWLGAGCSGIDD; encoded by the coding sequence ATGCTCAAGACGACCGTGGCACTCAGGGCCCTTGGAGTTGTCGTAGCAGGGGGACTTGTTCTCGAGTTCGTCATTCCCTGCGTGATGCCGGATGCACAAGCGGAGTCCCTGAATGTCAAACCAGGCGCGTGGGAGATGACGGTTACGACGGTTGCATCGGGAATGAAACTCTCGCCAGAGATGTCGGCTAGGATGACGCCACAACAACGCACCCAAATGGAGCAGATGATGAAAGCCCGCGAGGGCAAGCCCCACACAACGACCGCGCAGTCGTGTATTACGAAAGTGGATGTGGCTCACGATCGCATCATCAAGGAAATGGAAGAAGAAGATGATGATGAGGTGCCATGCAAGATCAAGGTGATCTCGAAATCATCGTCGAAGCTGGCACTTGACCAGATATGCCCAGGCCCGCCACCTTCAACAACCCATTTCACGATCGAGGCCAAAACGACTGAAAGCCTTGCAGCAACCGGTGATAGGGAACAATCGGGATCAGGCAAGGTACATATGGACATCATAGGACGCTGGCTCGGCGCCGGCTGCAGCGGAATCGACGATTAG